The genome window CTGATGCTCCAGGAAAGGTCTTTGACTTGTACTTGCCACATGATGAAGAACAAACCAATTCTTTCTTTGAGATAGTAACTAACTCAGAAATTCAGCTACAACCACATGCAGATGAAAGTGTTGCTGATTTTGTTTCTGATACTGCCACTTTGATTAATTGGTTTAATGATGTATTCAGCTTCTATCGGTTAAAGTTGAAGATTGAAACCTATCGTGAGATCAAGTTTGTTGAAAGAGACAATGAGGAATTTGTTTCACAGATCGAAACCTTTGACGAGATCATTAAAGCAACAAGTGATGAAAATGAATCTAGCAGTGACAAACACTACTTCCTTTTGAATAAAATCTCAGGGATTTTGAACGCTTTTGGATATGAGCAGCAGATTCTACATGCTGTGACTGATATACAGGATTTCGGGCAATCAGACGATGAAACTGGCTACTTTATGCAGCTTGTCTAATCTGGAAATATTGAAGGGGCTTTTAAAGCCCCTTTATTTTTAAACATATTGCTGTGAAACAAAGTCAGCGTAATGTTCCGCTTCAATAAATCGAACAGTACCATCTTCATTCCTTACTTCTACAAACCCTTCTTCATTGACTACAGGCATTTGCATACCACCTAAAGACGATGCACCCATTGTCATAGACGTTAATCGTTGTGCACCACGTACACTATAGTTATTAAGCGTATCGTAACTAGGTATAGGTTCAGCTATTGGAGCTAAGTTTCGGTTCGCCAGTTCTTTTAGTAGGGCATCATCAGCTAAGTGTTTTGCCAGATCGTTATGATCGAACTCACGAGTAGCGTCTACAGCAGTGAAATAATCACTTACTTTGCCTTTTGAGTTAATGATGTTCTGCTTAATCAATGCACTTGGAATTGTGTTGAGATCACCTTCAATAATACGTTGTTGTTCAGCATCATTTAGTTGAGCCAGAATATTCTTGAAATAAACCCCATACTCAAACTTAGCAATAAACTCTAATAAACGTACCTGTACTGCATCCAGGAGAGAAAAAGACACAGGCTTTTGCTTCCGTGATTTTTCATATTTAGGTTCATAAGGTTTTGTTTTAGGATTACGTGGCTTTGGGTTTGTAGCATCTTTAACTGTCATATCTGTTTCCTCATGCCGATAAATTTGCTCGACTTGCAATTGTCATTAATGAATCTATTGATTAGTAATTAAGATTCGTAAGACTGTTTGTATATACAAAAAAAGTTTAAATCAAAATAAGGCATAAGGCAACATCAAAAGGAGAGAAAAAAACGTATATTTTTGTATTTCTTGCAAGGTGTTTTTGATCGCTAGAAACTTGTTTTATAAGGGATAATACTCTTGTATATACTTGAAATACATAGGAATATATATATTGACTTATGCCATGTTTTCGAGGATAATCAAGAATAATTAAATATAGATATAACGGTGATAAAAATGAGCATTTTTAGAACCGCAGAATCATTCGATGTGGTGCGTTATACACCAGATGGTTTGACTAGAGCTGCACATGATAAAGCATTCAATATTCCAACCGTCTTTTTTAATGCGAAAGAAGGTTTGTTTGAGCCTATGCCTATTTTTGAATTTATGCGATATTTGTACGCGAAAAATTCAGATCGGTTCAATGATTATGCACAGCTAAAGCAGCGTGAGGATAAATCTCTAGTTGTATTGCTAAATAACGTGGACATGGGCAAAGCAAATGAAATGATTGCCTTGATCAATGAACTAAGTCTTTCAGCTCAAAAGGCACAACTCTATCTGGCTACTCAGCTTAATAGTGATGCCTTGCTGAAAAGTTTTGAGCAATGGTTGTTAAATTCAGGTGAATATAAGAGCCTACAGCTTAATCATCAGTTAGAAACTTTTGATTCTGCTGAGAATGGTTTGGAGCTTGTGCGCCAGAATGAAAAACTTAAACCAGTTGTTTTGACACGTTTGATCATGAAGTTCAAAGCAGAGGTTATGGGTAACAGCCTTGTTCAGTACATTTAATATCTAAGTACGAGAAAACAAAGTGGAAAAACAAATCGGTGTAGTCAACCCGAATGGATTTCAGCAAATGCCAGACGTAGATATGGGAATCTTAATTTTCTCAGTATCTTCCGGTCTAATTATGGGCTTCCTGGTCATGGCTGTTATTGTTTGGATAATGAAAGGTGCTTTTAACACCCGCACAAATGCAGCAAGTATTATTTCAGCGTTCTTTTTAAGTGGAACTGCATTCATTGTGTTTATTACTGGAATGATGTTTTACTCAAAAGAGATTTGGCTTATGTCGTCTGTGATGCTGTGGACCGCAGTTTATATGGGTTCACTTTGGATTCTACAGCCGGCTTCGTTAGAACAGATGATAGCTAAAACTCGTACAGACGTAGAAAAAATGGAAAAACAACTCGAAAAGCAGAAAAAACAAGATGCTGATCGAGAAGCTAAGGAAGCTGCTAAAGCTGCGCGTAAAGCTGATAAGGCTCGTGCTAAAGGTGTGATTGTTAAAACCCCTGCATCGACTTCTGCGAACTCTACAGATACTAAAAAAGACCTCTCTTGAAGTCTTTTTTTTTGCGCCCTATGAACAGTAGTTTACGTTATTTCTAAAGTAAAAAGATCAAGCCATAAGTAATTGTTTTATATTAGCTTTTGTACACAATGGCGACATTTACAGGACGTTTTTACAATATCTTCTAGGGTCTTTCTTTTTTAAAATGAAACACATACCACTTAATACTAATAGGTTGAGAATAGAACATGAAAGTTAAGATGAAATTGGGTTTGTTAGCAACGGTTTTAGCGTCTGCATCACTTTTAGGTGGCTGTGTTAGTACCACTAAAACAGGTACTTTGGGGTCAGAGCGTAAGCAGTTCCTTTTAATGCCGGCTGCCATTTACCAAGAGCAATCTGTCCAGGCTTATAGCCAGATTATTAATACTGCCAAGTCAAGCCGAAAGGTAGTGACTAACTCTCAGGTGAACCGCGTTACTGCTCGCCTAATCCCGCTTGCAAAACTGTATCGTGAAGATAGTGCACAGTGGAAATGGGAAGTGAACACCATCAAATCAGACGAGCTTAATGCCTTCGCTGTCGCGGGTGGAAAAATCGTCGTTTATACCGGCATTATCGAAAAGCTGAAATTAACTGATGATGAATTGGCAGCAATCATCGGTCACGAAATGGCTCACGCGCTACGTGAACATGGTCGTGAACGTGCAAGCATGCAGATGGTGACTAATCTGGGTCTTAAATACGGCGCAGCAGCAGCCGGTTTAGGGGGTGGTGAACAGCAGATCGCGCAGCTTGTGACTAACTACGGTTTAACGCTTCCTAACTCTCGTAAACATGAATCCGAAGCTGATCTGGTTGGCTTAGAAATCATGGCACGAGCAGGGTATAACCCAAATGCTGCGGTAAACGTCTGGAAGAAGATGGCAGCAGCTACAGGAAATACAGGTAAAGCTACTCAATTCTTGAGTACACACCCGGCTCCGGTTACTCGTATTGAGCAGATTCAAAAAACGATTCCAACAGTGATGCCATACTATGAAGCCTATTACAAAGGCAAGGCTAAAAAATAAAACGCCAGATATAAACTAAGGGAGCAAAAGCTCTCTTTTTTCGTTATTAGGGGTGTAATTTTATTCAGGTTTTTATATCCTTGTATCACGACCATTCGTGTAAGGTTGCTCAGGAAATGAATAACGACAATAACAGAACTACCCACCGGGGTATGATCGTAGTAGATCAGACAGACCGCTTTCTGGTGTCTATCACAGGACATGACAAGCTATATACGCTATTAAAGAGTGATAAGAACTGCGTGTCAGTTTTTGAGCCTTTATCCCGCTTTGAATGTGATGCCAGTTTTAATGATGATAATTACATCCAGATTAATGAGCTGATTCGCTTTGATAACGTACTCAAGATCAAGCATAAGGATTCTATTCTTGCACTACTCGCTACGTTACAAGACAACATGCAGAGCAATATTGCCAATATTGCCCCATTGAACGACTTACAAGCCATCTTTAAGGGTGAGCATATACCGTATTCCGTATATGGCTTTGATAAGCTGCGGTTTGAGTTTTGGATGCTTGATCTGCGTGTGAAAATTGATGAACTGGAACAGTCGGAGCCTGGCAAGAAATGTGAAGCTTTAATCGCCAATCTGGAAAAACGCACTTTCATGTTTGAAAATAATCCAGATCAGCATGAGCGTTATTTGAAGGTATTGGAAAGTTTTAAATCAGGAGAGAAACCTTCTACGGCGAAAGATAGCTTTGATAAGAATAATCGGGTTCTAGTTGCTGAATCAGAAGCACCTAAAGTCGGGGAGTGGGTAGAGTTTCCATTCCTGGCTAAACTAGGCAAAGTTTTGATTAAGACAATTGGTAAGTCATTCCAGTTGTCTGATACCAGTAAGAATGTATCAGAAGCCACGAAAAAGCGTTTAAGTGGAAAGATGGTGTGTTGGGTTGCGATTTACTGGATAAAACTACCACTTATTCCTGTTCGTACCATACCAGTCGCTCCTATTTCTTAAACCACAGTTTTATCTCCTAGTTGTTCAGCAATGTGTGTATATTTAATTTCTTTTGCTTGTAATGAGTTAAAAAACTCTATTACTTTGATTAAGCGATTTGATAGTTCTTTCTTACGATCGAGAAGTTGAAATAGACTCAGTACACCATTTCCGAATCTAGTAATAAGACTAGACTAAATAAAATGGGTAAAAATAATTTATGAATGATGTTTAATGTATATTTATTTCTTATTTATTAATTTTTAATTTATTTTTTATATTAAAAAGGCCCTTTAAAAGAGCTTTTTTCTTAAATATCAACAACTATTACTGATACTAATGAATCACATATTGATAGAAGTTTTTTTGGGTCCTTATGATGTTTTTCCATTACAGCAATACCTCGTAAAAAGGTAAATATTAGTTCTGCTGCATCTTTTGGAGGTAATCTAAGTTCATCAACAAATTTAGGATTAGAAAGTATAAGAGTAATTATTTCTGTCATATCTGTAACGAATGAAGAAATTTTACCTTGAATTAATTCATTGGTTAAATCTATTTCAATTAATATTTTTGTTGTTAAACAACCTTTAGGTTTTTCACCTCCCGTCATATTATCTATAGCAGCTTTAAATAAGCCATTAATAATATCTTTAAGAGTATCACCTACCATATTACTTTCAACGCTTTTTATAAAGCGTTCAATATAAATATCATAAGCTAGTAAGAAAAGTTCATCTTTACCTTTGTACGCATTGTAAAGAGACCCCCGTTGTATTCCAGTCTCTTTTGAAATGTCATTGAGAGAAGTGGCTTGCCATCCATTTTTCCAAAATAGATCGAGTACTGTTCCCAATAATTGCTGTTCATCAAACTTTCTGATTCCAGACATATTTACCTCTTGACTAAAAATTAATCTTTGACAATACTGTCAAGAATGATCTGAGAGATCATTCTTGACAGTATTCTAGTAATTAATGGATTATTTAATAAGGACTGTAAGCACATGTTAGACAATCAAAAACATCAATATTTAAACATTGTAGATCATAACTTTCATAACGGCAAAATTACACTTGAGTTGCTTGAGGCTGCTACTGAAGGTTTTACAAAACCTGCCTTATTCAGAAAATTAGCACCAATAGATCCAAAATTAAAAACTGAAGAGTTCTTTCAGCAAATTGATGGTGATTTACAATTACAGTGGCGTACCAAATCAAGTGACTCTGCCGTTACGATGCGTGGTGAAGATGGGGAGTCCGATTATAATTATGTAACTGGAAAGATCGGGACGGGCAAAGAGTTTCTAGATGACTTATTCTCAAAAAAACTTGATGTTTATTCACATCTTGGCACGATATCTTCTGGATATTCAGATCCATATCCATGGGGAAAGCTTGCTTTTAATAAGGTTAAGGAATCAATCTTCAGTAACTCATGGTTTGACGTCCCTAATTGGGTCGTTACAGGCCACATTTTCCTTGGGAATAGTACACAAGAATATGGTGAGCCTTCTAATGGAGCAGTTGGAAGTGACTGGCATATGTTCCCAACACTTAATATTTTCGTAATGGTTGCCGGTGAAAAAAAATGGTCTACTCGACCACCTGAAATCGGTGATCAATATGAAGATTATGATTTGATGTTCTCTTCAAGTAGTGGCCGAGAAGCACCAGGTGCAGATTTTGAAGCTGACACTTTTACTCTACAGCCAGGCGATGTATTAATAAATCCACCATTTGAGTGGCATAAGGTTTTAAATGCAAAGGGGCTATCAATTGGAGCAGCATTCCGAGTAATCGATAAAACATATTTAAAACAATTAGAAGATCGTAAAAATCTTGATTTAAATCGCGTAGATATTGAAGCTGACTTTGCTAATAACGAAGAGCTTGCCCATTTTCTCACAAGTGTAAGTTATGCATCAAAAGATTTAAAAAGATCTCAAATGCTATTGAATGATATTGAATATGCTTATTTGCGAAAAAAAGGTTCAGTTAATTCAATTGAAATTGGTCATAAATAAATAGATAGATAAATTGTAACATCTCACTTTATCTGTGAGATGTTATTTTCAAAGAAGGAAGACCCCATGAATATTGAAAATAATGTATTTCCACTTACTTCAAAAGAGAAAATTAGATACTCAGATACTGATCGTCAAGGCCACGTTAATAATTCTAATTTTTCAACTTTCTTAGAAACAGGACGTGTGGAACTTTTATATGATCCAAACAAGATAAGCAAACCTCAAACAGCAGAGTTTGTCATTGCTAAGCTCAACATAGAGTATAAAAAAGAAATATTATGGCCAGGCTATATAGAAATATTTACCGCAGTAAAATCAGTAGGCAAAAGCTCTGTAACTCTCCTACAAAGAATATGCCAAAACGATAGTGTTTGTGCAGAAGCTGAAACCATTATTGTACAGGTCTGTAGTATTTCGAAGAAGTCAAAAGTGTTTGATGATGTAGTACTAAGTCAATTAAACAACCTTAAAATTCCGCATTAACCAATTAAATTGTTGATATAAAAGGAACTTATATGGCATTAAAAAATAAATATTTAATTGGAGTTATTTATGGATTGATGGCTTCGATAATTTGGGCAGCCTTTCCAGTCATGACAAGATTTGGAGTAGCTAAATCTAATTTTGATGAATGGGATATGACTTTTATAAGGTTTTTTTTATCTGGTCTTATTGCTATTCCATACTTACTTTTTAAGTTTAAGAGTCAAAATCCGGTAAAAGTGCCTCTACATAGTATTATAATTATGACTATAGGTTTAGGTGCACCTTATATGTATGTGATTTCTTCAGGATTAAAACTTGCACCAGTTGAACAATTTGCAGTCGTGACACCATCAAGTATGATTGCTTTTTCATTGCTATTAAGTATTATATTTTTTAAAACTAAGATACACTTAAATGAATATATTGGTATCTCAATAATTTTATTTGGGGTTCTATTAATAGGTTTTATTTCATTTGGAACATCAAGCTTATATTCATACCTATTTTTCTTGTTGGGTGGTGCAATGTGGGCTGCATACACCGTAGTTTCAAAACATTATTGTAGCTCACCACTTTATGCAACAATGATTGTATCTTTTTATTCTCTTATTTTATATCTTCCCATTTATTTATATAAAAAGTCCTTTGATATTTTTTTTATATCACCAGATATATTAATACCTCAATTAATTTATCAGGGAATATTTGTTTCTATAATTGCTCTTTTTTTCTACAGCCAATCAGTATTAATATTAGGTGCGACAAGTGGTTCCGTATTTGCAGCACTTGTTCCAGCTTTAGCGACTATAACATCTGCATTAACTCTCAATGAATTCCCTGAAATAAGTTCAATTTTAGGTTTATTTATTATCTCAATTGGAATGATGATCACCGTAATAAAATTTAATGGAAATTTAGTATTTAAAAAAACCAATGTTAAAGGAAGGAAAGAAAATGATTAAAACAGCTTTGATAACTGGTGGGATGGGTGGTATTGGTGAGATTGTTGCCAAAAAACTTCATGATGCTGGGTATAGAGTCATAGTGACACACTCATCCAGAAATACTAGAAAAAAAATGTGGCAAGCAGATTGCCTTAAAGCTGGTTATGATTTTATTTGTGTTGAAGTTGATGTTGAGGATATAGAGTCTACTCGGAAAATGGCTAATCATATTGCAGATTTAGGTTATCACGTAGATATTATTATTAATAATGCTGGAATAACTAAAGACATTTCATTCAAAAAGATGACTTATGATGATTGGAACATAGTAATCAGAACCAACCTTGACTCACTCTATAATGTTACAAGTCAATTTATAAATAAAATGATTGAAAAGAATTGGGGAAGAGTCATTAATATCTCTTCAATTAATGGATCTAAGGGTCAATTTGGCCAGACGAATTATGCTGCTTCTAAAGCTGGTGTTATAGGTTTTACTAAATCATTAGCTTTAGAGGTAGCTGATAAAGGGATTACTGTTAATTGCATATCTCCAGGTTATCAAGAAACAGCTATGGTTAATGCCGTAGACCCCTTAATACTTCAACAGATTATTTCCACAATACCTATGAAAAGATTAGGACAACCTAGAGAAATTGCTGATTTAGTATTGTATCTATGTAGTGATACTTCTGAATTCATGACTGGAGCTAATCTACATATTAATGGTGGACAGTATATGGGATGAATGGATTTTTCCATCCTTAAACTGTTTAATTTAATATAGGAAGTTTATATGAATTCGATATTAAAGCAGACTACTTTCGCTAATGATAAAATTAAATTACAACTGTAATTTAGAGCGGCTTTGTTGCACAAACCTACCTCTAAGGGCTTATTCAGCAATATAATTCTCAAATGAATAAGCCCACACCTAAGATTTATCGTGCAACCAATTGGTCATCCTACAATCGCGCTTTGATCAATCGTGGTAAATTAACAATTTGGTTTGATCCGGAAACGCAATGGTATGCGCAGCCAAAAGGTAAACATGGTCGCAATCAAACTTATTCTGATGCTGCTATCCAATGCTGTCTGATGATTAAATCTCTATTCCATCTATCTTTACGTATGGTCAATGGCTTTGTTCAAAGTCTCATTCATCTTTGTAGATTAGATGGACAGCCCCAGATTATTCCACTATTTGTAGAAGACAAAAGCATATTGATATTGCAATTAATTATCAAAAAAGCAGTAATGGTCTCCACCTACTCGTCGATTCTACTGGCTTAAAGTTTTTAGGTGAAGGCGAATGGAAACGTAAAAAACATCAGCCTGAATATCGGCGCCAATGGCGTAAATTACATATTGGTATCGATGCTGAAACCCTTCAAATACGCGCTATTCAGCTCACAAGCAACAATGTGAGTGATTCACAGGTGCTTGGTGATTTACTTGATCAGATTCCATAAGAAGAACAGATAGACTCCGTCTATACTGATGGGGCTTATGACACCAAGCAATGCCATCAGGTAATCGCAGACCGACAAGCGCATGCGGTGATTCCACCAAGAAAAAATGCGAAACCTTGGAAAGATACAAAGATTAGCTCGCTAGAGCGAAATGAATTACTTCGAACCGTTGAACGTTTAGGCAGGACACTATGGAAAAAATGGTCAGGCTATCACCGTCGCAGTTTGGTTGAAACCAAGATGCATTGCATCAAATTATTAGGCGAAAAATTAATGACAAGAAGCTTTCCCAGTCAAGTAAATGAAATTCATGCTCGTGTAGCCGTATTAAATAAATTTACGGAAATTGGCCGACCACATACCCAAGTTATGCCTTAAATTTGAGTGGCTTAGAATAACTCTACCTTTAAAGACTTTATGCAACAAAGCCTCTGACAGTTACCATTTGTCACTATGTTGTTGTGCTATTTTCACAATCTAACAATATAATGTGAATATGCAACACAAATAGAGGGCTTCAAAAATGTCTGATGTTGTTGAAAGACCAAAAGTAGATCGGAAAGCTGTACTCTCCAAAGCCTTATTAAATGCAGCCGATCAGCTCAAGATCAATCAAGCTGATCTTGCCGAGGTGATTGGTGTTCACCGTACTGCAATTAGCAAATTGAAAAAGAAACCTGATCTGGACCCGGATTCTAAAGCCGGAGAATTAGCAGTGTTGTTTATTCGCTTATATCGTGGTGTGTACGCACTCAACGGCGGTAATCAGGATTGGATGCTTCGCTTCCTTAATTCACCTAACAAAGCAACTGGCGGTGTGCCGGCGCAGCAAATCAAGACCGTTCAAGGTCTAGTGCATGTAGTTCAGTATTTAGATGCAATGCCAGGATAAGGATAACGAATGAAAGCTACGGACAGCATTTGGAAAGCATGTCGCGGTGAAGAGCAGATAGTTCCAGTATCAGGTGTACTGTTTCGCATGGTTAAAAAACTGGAACAGATCGCCACCTGGCAAATTGTGGAAAATCTGGGTGAACAGGCTGAACTTGAAGATTTGATCGAAGAAAAGATATCGGCAGTATCAAGCCTACCTAAAGAAGATGAACTACACATTCTGTTAAAAGCACCGTTTCAATATCCACCGTTAGAATGGGGTTCTCGATTTGGGCGTACCCATGAGCCGAGTATTTTTTATGGTGGGTGTAGTGTTGACGCGACATTGGCTGAATTGGCTTACTATCGTTTTGTTTATTTGCAAAATATAGATACTAATTCTGGGGAATCAATGCAGTCACAACATTTGATGTTCTCAGTTGGCTATCAGTCAGAGAAGGGTATTCGATTACAGGACCCGCCATTTGATCAGCACCATGATTTGATTGCGCATCCATCTAATTACAGTCGTGCTCAACAATTAGGTGCTGAAATGCGTGTGGCAGAAGTTGAAGTGTTTGAATACCCATCTTCACGAGCTGCTGATCATGCGCCTTGTGTTGGTATTTTCACACCAGGTAACTTCACTCAAAACTATCCT of Acinetobacter sp. 10FS3-1 contains these proteins:
- a CDS encoding M48 family metallopeptidase codes for the protein MKVKMKLGLLATVLASASLLGGCVSTTKTGTLGSERKQFLLMPAAIYQEQSVQAYSQIINTAKSSRKVVTNSQVNRVTARLIPLAKLYREDSAQWKWEVNTIKSDELNAFAVAGGKIVVYTGIIEKLKLTDDELAAIIGHEMAHALREHGRERASMQMVTNLGLKYGAAAAGLGGGEQQIAQLVTNYGLTLPNSRKHESEADLVGLEIMARAGYNPNAAVNVWKKMAAATGNTGKATQFLSTHPAPVTRIEQIQKTIPTVMPYYEAYYKGKAKK
- a CDS encoding TetR/AcrR family transcriptional regulator — its product is MSGIRKFDEQQLLGTVLDLFWKNGWQATSLNDISKETGIQRGSLYNAYKGKDELFLLAYDIYIERFIKSVESNMVGDTLKDIINGLFKAAIDNMTGGEKPKGCLTTKILIEIDLTNELIQGKISSFVTDMTEIITLILSNPKFVDELRLPPKDAAELIFTFLRGIAVMEKHHKDPKKLLSICDSLVSVIVVDI
- a CDS encoding acyl-CoA thioesterase encodes the protein MNIENNVFPLTSKEKIRYSDTDRQGHVNNSNFSTFLETGRVELLYDPNKISKPQTAEFVIAKLNIEYKKEILWPGYIEIFTAVKSVGKSSVTLLQRICQNDSVCAEAETIIVQVCSISKKSKVFDDVVLSQLNNLKIPH
- a CDS encoding DMT family transporter, which gives rise to MALKNKYLIGVIYGLMASIIWAAFPVMTRFGVAKSNFDEWDMTFIRFFLSGLIAIPYLLFKFKSQNPVKVPLHSIIIMTIGLGAPYMYVISSGLKLAPVEQFAVVTPSSMIAFSLLLSIIFFKTKIHLNEYIGISIILFGVLLIGFISFGTSSLYSYLFFLLGGAMWAAYTVVSKHYCSSPLYATMIVSFYSLILYLPIYLYKKSFDIFFISPDILIPQLIYQGIFVSIIALFFYSQSVLILGATSGSVFAALVPALATITSALTLNEFPEISSILGLFIISIGMMITVIKFNGNLVFKKTNVKGRKEND
- the phbB gene encoding acetoacetyl-CoA reductase translates to MIKTALITGGMGGIGEIVAKKLHDAGYRVIVTHSSRNTRKKMWQADCLKAGYDFICVEVDVEDIESTRKMANHIADLGYHVDIIINNAGITKDISFKKMTYDDWNIVIRTNLDSLYNVTSQFINKMIEKNWGRVINISSINGSKGQFGQTNYAASKAGVIGFTKSLALEVADKGITVNCISPGYQETAMVNAVDPLILQQIISTIPMKRLGQPREIADLVLYLCSDTSEFMTGANLHINGGQYMG
- a CDS encoding MbcA/ParS/Xre antitoxin family protein — encoded protein: MSDVVERPKVDRKAVLSKALLNAADQLKINQADLAEVIGVHRTAISKLKKKPDLDPDSKAGELAVLFIRLYRGVYALNGGNQDWMLRFLNSPNKATGGVPAQQIKTVQGLVHVVQYLDAMPG
- a CDS encoding RES family NAD+ phosphorylase → MKATDSIWKACRGEEQIVPVSGVLFRMVKKLEQIATWQIVENLGEQAELEDLIEEKISAVSSLPKEDELHILLKAPFQYPPLEWGSRFGRTHEPSIFYGGCSVDATLAELAYYRFVYLQNIDTNSGESMQSQHLMFSVGYQSEKGIRLQDPPFDQHHDLIAHPSNYSRAQQLGAEMRVAEVEVFEYPSSRAADHAPCVGIFTPGNFTQNYPLSQEEWLSELTRDTVTFKSMGSRLVKTYSISDFFHNGEFPRPA